A DNA window from Myxocyprinus asiaticus isolate MX2 ecotype Aquarium Trade chromosome 15, UBuf_Myxa_2, whole genome shotgun sequence contains the following coding sequences:
- the LOC127452685 gene encoding uncharacterized protein LOC127452685: MNAILHEYLNRFIVVYIDNILIYSSNRNDHIRQVKLVLQCLLEHHLYLKAEKCQFHLTTMHFLGYVIGPKGVQMVTAIIQAICSWPQSSTLKELQHFLGFANVNRWFIHNFSTVIAPVTSLLKGKPKNLPWTPEATEAFQQHKKAFTSAPILGHPDPNLPFVLEVDTSTQASSMCLLLKEIVCGRA; this comes from the coding sequence ATGAATGCGATACTTCATGAGTACCTAAATCGTTTCATTGTTGTCTACATTGACAACATTCTCATCTACTCCTCCAACCGGAATGATCACATCCGGCAGGTAAAGCTAGTGCTGCAGTGCCTCCTTGAACACCATTTATACCTCAAAGCAGAAAAATGTCAATTCCATCTGACCACCATGCACTTCCTGGGGTATGTCATTGGCCCAAAGGGGGTACAAATGGTCACGGCAATAATACAGGCCATCTGCTCCTGGCCTCAAAGTTCCACACTTAAAGAGTTGCAGCACTTTCTGGGATTCGCCAACGTTAACCGCTGGTTCATTCACAACTTCAGTACAGTCATTGCTCCTGTCACCTCTCTCCTCAAAGGCAAGCCCAAGAACCTCCCTTGGACACCTGAAGCCACAGAAGCCTTCCAGCAGCACAAGAAAGCATTCACTTCTGCACCTATCCTTGGGCATCCAGACCCAAACCTACCCTTCGTTTTGGAAGTTGACACCTCCACCCAAGCTTCATCCATGTGCCTTTTACTCAAGGAAATTGTCTGCGGCAGAGCGTAA